A genomic window from Nicotiana sylvestris chromosome 11, ASM39365v2, whole genome shotgun sequence includes:
- the LOC104236923 gene encoding sodium transporter HKT1-like — protein sequence MSSLSYFGKKLQHLCSTIFLYLACLCRSTCFLISCLHKSILLRVNKIFVQMFYFIFISLFGFCILRILKPRSVDFTPRNLDLFFTSVSSVTVSSMSTVEMEVFSNSQLILITFLMFIGGEIFTSMVGLHLIRSKFKPWRKDSKIESVISSTTTSPRNSDFNDDIELDIVVIPDSPKQKSESDEFQDDFGSSDKQTLKYQSIKFLGFVTLVYLLVINIIGVSSVLVYLACVSSAKDVLRNKGLKTFTFAIFTVVSTFASCGFVPTNENMMVFSKNSGLLLILIPQVLFGNTLYPACLRLCIKFLGKFSKKREAKYLLKHSREIRHLHLLPSQHSRLLVVTVFGFILIQLIMFCSLEWKSSSLNGLNSYQKIVGSLFQVVNARHTGETIVDISTVSPAILVVFIVMMYLPPYTSFIPVKGVGETPEETVGEKQGRGKVAKNLILSQLSYIFFFIVLICITERKRMKDDPLNFNVLNITLEVVSAYGNVGFTTGYSCDRMINRYTTCKNKTYGFVGKWSDEGKLILIIVMFFGRLKKFNMQGGKAWKLL from the exons ATGAGTAGCTTATCTTATTTTGGAAAGAAGCTGCAACATCTTTGTAGCACAATATTTTTGTATCTGGCTTGTTTGTGTAGATCAACATGCTTCCTCATTTCTTGCCTCCACAAATCCATTCTTCTCAGAGTGAACAAAATTTTCGTACAAATGTTTTACTTCATTTTCATCTCTCTTTTTGGTTTTTGTATTCTCAGAATCTTGAAGCCAAGGAGTGTTGATTTTACACCTAGGAATTTAGACTTGTTCTTCACTTCTGTTTCTTCGGTAACTGTCTCAAGCATGTCCACTGTAGAAATGGAAGTCTTTTCCAATTCCCAACTCATTCTTATTACATTTTTAATGTTCATAGGTGGTGAAATCTTCACATCTATGGTTGGGCTTCATTTAATTAGGTCCAAGTTCAAGCCATGGAGAAAAGATAGCAAAATTGAGTCAGTAATTAGTAGTACTACCACTTCTCCAAGAAACTCAGATTTTAATGATGATATTGAGTTGGACATTGTTGTAATACCTGACTCCCCAAAACAAAAGTCAGAAAGTGATGAATTTCAAGATGATTTTGGATCATCAGATAAACAAACTCTCAAGTACCAATCTATCAAATTCCTAGGGTTTGTAACATTAGTTTATCTTCTAGTCATCAACATTATTGGTGTCTCATCAGTTCTAGTGTATCTAGCCTGTGTTTCAAGTGCAAAAGATGTCCTAAGAAACAAGGGGCTAAAAACCTTCACTTTTGCTATTTTTACAGTTGTTTCAACCTTTGCTAGCTGTGGTTTTGTTCCAACGAACGAAAACATGATGGTATTTAGCAAGAACTCAGGTCTTCTTTTGATTCTAATCCCTCAAGTCCTTTTTGGAAACACATTATATCCAGCATGTTTGAGACTTTGTATTAAGTTCTTGGGAAAATTCTCTAAGAAAAGAGAAGCTAAATATTTGTTGAAGCATTCAAGAGAAATAAGACATCTCCACTTGCTTCCTAGCCAACATTCAAGATTATTAGTGGTCACAGTGTTTGGATTCATCTTGATCCAATTGATTATGTTTTGCTCTTTGGAGTGGAAATCTTCTTCTCTCAATGGACTAAATAGCTACCAGAAAATAGTGGGATCATTATTTCAAGTTGTGAATGCAAGGCACACTGGTGAAACCATTGTTGATATCTCCACTGTTTCCCCAGCCATTTTGGTGGTGTTCATAGTAATGAT GTATCTTCCTCCATACACATCATTTATACCAGTTAAAGGTGTTGGAGAGACCCCTGAAGAGACTGTAGGGGAAAAACAAGGAAGAGGAAAAGTTGCAAAAAATCTCATACTTTCCCAACTTTCTTATATATTCTTCTTCATTGTTCTAATTTGCATCACAGAAAGGAAACGGATGAAGGATGATCCACTCAACTTTAATGTGTTGAATATCACTCTTGAAGTCGTAAG TGCATATGGAAATGTTGGTTTCACAACAGGATATAGTTGTGATCGGATGATAAACAGATATACAACTTGTAAGAATAAAACGTATGGATTTGTAGGGAAATGGAGTGATGAAGGTAAATTAATTCTCATTATTGTAATGTTTTTCGGaagattgaagaagttcaatATGCAAGGGGGAAAAGCATGGAAGCTCTTGTAA